From the Theobroma cacao cultivar B97-61/B2 chromosome 2, Criollo_cocoa_genome_V2, whole genome shotgun sequence genome, one window contains:
- the LOC18608331 gene encoding F-box/kelch-repeat protein At1g22040 — protein MGALLSLNSSRAGMSEPFEVSQNETCKRQKLSSCFCEENPRLIPSLPDEISYQILARIPRIYYLNMRLVSRAWKAAIMNTELFNIRKELGTTEEWLYILTKVEGDKLLWYALDPLSRRWQRLPLMPNVSIEDGSRKGLASLRMWNVVGSSIKIADVIRGWLGRKDALDRMPFCGCAISAVDGCLYVLGGFSRASALRCVWQYNPVLNLWSEISPMSIGRAYCKTGILCNKLYVVGGVTRGRGGLTPLQSAEVFDPHTGIWSQIPSMPFSKAQVLPTVFLADLLKPIATGMTSYRGRLFVPQSLYCWPFFVDVGGEVYDPEVNSWVEMPVGMGEGWPARQAGTKLSVTVDGELYALDPSSSPESARIKVYDHQDDAWKVAVGEVPIPHVTESESPCLLAGLLGKLHVITRDANNISILQTDVQNHLTSLPSTTSGDSSCVHAMSAESAPAIGTNLWRVIATRMAESSELVSCQTLNI, from the coding sequence ATGGGGGCGTTATTAAGCCTAAACAGTTCCAGGGCTGGAATGAGTGAGCCCTTTGAGGTTTCCCAAAATGAAACATGCAAGAGGCAGAAGTTGTCATCCTGTTTTTGTGAGGAGAACCCAAGATTGATTCCCAGTCTTCCCGATGAGATATCCTATCAGATTCTTGCCAGAATTCCAAGGATTTATTACTTGAACATGAGGTTAGTTTCTCGAGCCTGGAAAGCTGCCATCATGAATACTGAACTTTTCAATATAAGGAAAGAACTTGGAACAACAGAGGAATGGCTCTATATATTGACTAAGGTTGAAGGTGACAAGCTTTTGTGGTATGCTTTGGATCCTCTGTCAAGAAGATGGCAGAGGTTGCCGCTGATGCCCAATGTTTCTATTGAAGACGGATCCAGGAAAGGTTTAGCTAGCCTTAGAATGTGGAATGTGGTGGGCTCGAGCATAAAAATTGCAGATGTCATAAGGGGTTGGCTTGGGAGAAAGGATGCATTGGACAGAATGCCATTCTGTGGGTGCGCCATTAGTGCTGTTGATGGCTGCCTTTATGTGTTAGGAGGATTCTCTAGAGCTTCAGCCCTGAGGTGTGTTTGGCAGTATAATCCAGTTCTAAATTTGTGGAGTGAAATAAGTCCAATGTCAATTGGTAGAGCCTATTGTAAGACTGGCATCTTATGTAATAAGCTATATGTTGTTGGAGGGGTTACCAGGGGTCGTGGTGGATTAACTCCACTTCAGTCTGCTGAAGTATTTGATCCTCATACTGGTATATGGTCTCAAATACCAAGCATGCCATTTTCAAAAGCTCAGGTTCTACCCACTGTCTTTCTGGCTGATCTACTCAAACCCATTGCCACAGGAATGACATCATATAGGGGAAGGTTATTTGTACCTCAGAGTTTATATTGTTGGCCATTTTTTGTTGATGTTGGAGGGGAGGTGTATGATCCAGAGGTAAATTCATGGGTTGAAATGCCAGTGGGCATGGGTGAGGGTTGGCCTGCAAGACAGGCAGGAACAAAATTGAGTGTCACTGTTGATGGTGAGTTGTATGCACTTGATCCATCTAGTTCTCCCGAAAGTGCTAGGATCAAGGTGTATGATCACCAAGATGATGCTTGGAAAGTTGCAGTAGGAGAGGTCCCCATTCCTCACGTTACTGAGTCAGAGTCTCCCTGTTTGCTTGCTGGTTTACTAGGAAAGCTTCATGTGATTACCAGAGATGCCAATAACATCTCGATCCTGCAGACTGATGTGCAAAACCATCTTACTTCCCTACCTTCAACTACATCGGGTGACTCCTCTTGTGTGCATGCTATGTCTGCAGAATCTGCACCAGCAATCGGAACAAATCTTTGGAGGGTTATTGCCACAAGGATGGCTGAATCTTCTGAACTAGTGAGTTGTCAGACCCTCAATATCTAG
- the LOC18608332 gene encoding aminotransferase ALD1 isoform X1 has protein sequence MYKLLACCSMASGISLQPKMVQASLGVQKQGNGHCTNVPRNVNLEKLQNNYLFPEISKRELQHLDKYPSAKVISLGIGDTTEPIPEKISLSMANYAHALSTAEGYRGYGAEQGNQVLRKAIAETFYKNVLIRDQEVFVSDGSQCDISRLQLLLGSKVTIAVQDPSFPAYIDSSVIIGQAGDFQDKTGKYQNIVYMQCGPENNFFPDLTTTPRTDIIFFCSPNNPTGHAATRKQLQQLVEFARDNGSIIIFDSAYAAYITDDSPKSIFEIPGAKEVAIEISSFSKFAGFTGVRLGWTVVPEELLFSSGFPVINDFNRIVCTCFNGASNIAQAGGLACLSSEGFQRNRTTECLLENSQAICSVIDYYKENTKILVNTFASLGLKAYGGVNAPYVWVHFPGLKSWNVFAEILEKTHIITVPGSGFGPGGAEYIRVSAFGQRERIMEASWRLEKLISNEKALFNSVENKE, from the exons ATGTACAAGCTATTAGCTTGCTGCTCTATGGCCTCTGGAATTTCCTTGCAGCCTAAGATGGTCCAGGCCAG TTTGGGAGTTCAAAAGCAGGGAAATG GTCATTGCACAAATGTGCCCCGCAATGTAAACTTGGAAAAGCTGCAAAATAACTATTTGTTTCCTGAG ATTTCAAAGCGGGAGCTCCAGCACCTGGATAAGTACCCAAGTGCAAAAGTGATTAGCCTTGGGATTGGTGATACCACTGAGCCCATTCCTGAGAAAATTAGCCTTAGCATGGCTAAT TATGCACATGCCCTTTCAACTGCTGAAGGTTATAGAGGGTATGGAGCTGAGCAAGGGAATCAG GTATTGAGGAAAGCAATTGCAGAAACATTCTACAAAAATGTACTGATAAGAGACCAGGAAGTTTTTGTATCAGATGGTTCTCAGTGTGATATTTCCCGCCTTCAG CTGCTTCTAGGTTCAAAAGTGACAATAGCCGTGCAGGATCCATCTTTTCCG GCTTATATAGATTCAAGTGTTATTATCGGCCAGGCTGGTGATTTTCAAGACAAAACTGGGAAGTACCAGAACATTGTATACATGCAGTGTGGAcctgaaaataattttttccctGATTTAACAACCACTCCAAGAACAGATATAATCTTCTTTTGCTCCCCAAATAATCCCACAGGTCATGCAGCAACAAGGAAGCAATTACAGCAGCTTGTAGAGTTTGCAAGGGATAATGgatcaattattatttttgactCTGCTTATGCAGCGTATATTACTGATGACAGTCCTAAATCAATCTTTGAAATTCCTGGTGCCAAAGAG GTTGCAATTGAAATTTCATCATTCTCTAAATTTGCTGGGTTCACGGGAGTTCGTCTTGGTTGGACTGTGGTCCCTGAAGAACTCTTGTTTTCAAGTGGGTTTCCTGTCATAAATGACTTCAATCGCATTGTATGCACCTGCTTCAATGGAGCATCCAACATAGCTCAGGCTGGTGGACTAGCATGCCTCTCTTCAGAAGGTTTCCAG AGGAACAGGACCACTGAATGTCTTTTGGAAAATTCTCAGGCTATATGTTCAGTTATTGACTACTACAAGGAGAACACGAAGATATTAGTAAACACTTTTGCCTCTCTTGGTCTGAAGGCTTATGGTGGTGTAAATGCACCGTATGTTTGGGTGCATTTTCCGGGTTTAAAATCATGGAATGTATTTGCAGAAATTCTTGAGAAGACTCATATAATAACAGTACCCGGATCTGGCTTTGGTCCTGGTGGTGCAGAGTACATCAGAGTCAGTGCTTTTGGGCAAAGAGAGCGCATCATGGAAGCATCATGGAGGCTGGAGAAACTAATCTCGAATGAAAAAGCCCTTTTTAACTCGGTTGAGAATAAAGAGTGA
- the LOC18608332 gene encoding aminotransferase ALD1 isoform X3 has protein sequence MALARKTASPFYGRLFGVGKWQMITKHGGKKTLRTRISKRELQHLDKYPSAKVISLGIGDTTEPIPEKISLSMANYAHALSTAEGYRGYGAEQGNQVLRKAIAETFYKNVLIRDQEVFVSDGSQCDISRLQLLLGSKVTIAVQDPSFPAYIDSSVIIGQAGDFQDKTGKYQNIVYMQCGPENNFFPDLTTTPRTDIIFFCSPNNPTGHAATRKQLQQLVEFARDNGSIIIFDSAYAAYITDDSPKSIFEIPGAKEVAIEISSFSKFAGFTGVRLGWTVVPEELLFSSGFPVINDFNRIVCTCFNGASNIAQAGGLACLSSEGFQRNRTTECLLENSQAICSVIDYYKENTKILVNTFASLGLKAYGGVNAPYVWVHFPGLKSWNVFAEILEKTHIITVPGSGFGPGGAEYIRVSAFGQRERIMEASWRLEKLISNEKALFNSVENKE, from the exons ATGGCCTTAGCTCGAAAGACAGCTTCACCTTTTTATGGAAGATTATTTGGGGTTGGAAAGTGGCAGATGATTACAAAGCATGGAGGGAAAAAAACACTGAGAACGCGG ATTTCAAAGCGGGAGCTCCAGCACCTGGATAAGTACCCAAGTGCAAAAGTGATTAGCCTTGGGATTGGTGATACCACTGAGCCCATTCCTGAGAAAATTAGCCTTAGCATGGCTAAT TATGCACATGCCCTTTCAACTGCTGAAGGTTATAGAGGGTATGGAGCTGAGCAAGGGAATCAG GTATTGAGGAAAGCAATTGCAGAAACATTCTACAAAAATGTACTGATAAGAGACCAGGAAGTTTTTGTATCAGATGGTTCTCAGTGTGATATTTCCCGCCTTCAG CTGCTTCTAGGTTCAAAAGTGACAATAGCCGTGCAGGATCCATCTTTTCCG GCTTATATAGATTCAAGTGTTATTATCGGCCAGGCTGGTGATTTTCAAGACAAAACTGGGAAGTACCAGAACATTGTATACATGCAGTGTGGAcctgaaaataattttttccctGATTTAACAACCACTCCAAGAACAGATATAATCTTCTTTTGCTCCCCAAATAATCCCACAGGTCATGCAGCAACAAGGAAGCAATTACAGCAGCTTGTAGAGTTTGCAAGGGATAATGgatcaattattatttttgactCTGCTTATGCAGCGTATATTACTGATGACAGTCCTAAATCAATCTTTGAAATTCCTGGTGCCAAAGAG GTTGCAATTGAAATTTCATCATTCTCTAAATTTGCTGGGTTCACGGGAGTTCGTCTTGGTTGGACTGTGGTCCCTGAAGAACTCTTGTTTTCAAGTGGGTTTCCTGTCATAAATGACTTCAATCGCATTGTATGCACCTGCTTCAATGGAGCATCCAACATAGCTCAGGCTGGTGGACTAGCATGCCTCTCTTCAGAAGGTTTCCAG AGGAACAGGACCACTGAATGTCTTTTGGAAAATTCTCAGGCTATATGTTCAGTTATTGACTACTACAAGGAGAACACGAAGATATTAGTAAACACTTTTGCCTCTCTTGGTCTGAAGGCTTATGGTGGTGTAAATGCACCGTATGTTTGGGTGCATTTTCCGGGTTTAAAATCATGGAATGTATTTGCAGAAATTCTTGAGAAGACTCATATAATAACAGTACCCGGATCTGGCTTTGGTCCTGGTGGTGCAGAGTACATCAGAGTCAGTGCTTTTGGGCAAAGAGAGCGCATCATGGAAGCATCATGGAGGCTGGAGAAACTAATCTCGAATGAAAAAGCCCTTTTTAACTCGGTTGAGAATAAAGAGTGA
- the LOC18608332 gene encoding aminotransferase ALD1 isoform X2, with protein MYKLLACCSMASGISLQPKMVQASLGVQKQGNGHCTNVPRNVNLEKLQNNYLFPEISKRELQHLDKYPSAKVISLGIGDTTEPIPEKISLSMANYAHALSTAEGYRGYGAEQGNQVLRKAIAETFYKNVLIRDQEVFVSDGSQCDISRLQLLLGSKVTIAVQDPSFPAYIDSSVIIGQAGDFQDKTGKYQNIVYMQCGPENNFFPDLTTTPRTDIIFFCSPNNPTGHAATRKQLQQLVEFARDNGSIIIFDSAYAAYITDDSPKSIFEIPGAKEVAIEISSFSKFAGFTGVRLGWTVVPEELLFSSGFPVINDFNRIVCTCFNGASNIAQAGGLACLSSEGFQAICSVIDYYKENTKILVNTFASLGLKAYGGVNAPYVWVHFPGLKSWNVFAEILEKTHIITVPGSGFGPGGAEYIRVSAFGQRERIMEASWRLEKLISNEKALFNSVENKE; from the exons ATGTACAAGCTATTAGCTTGCTGCTCTATGGCCTCTGGAATTTCCTTGCAGCCTAAGATGGTCCAGGCCAG TTTGGGAGTTCAAAAGCAGGGAAATG GTCATTGCACAAATGTGCCCCGCAATGTAAACTTGGAAAAGCTGCAAAATAACTATTTGTTTCCTGAG ATTTCAAAGCGGGAGCTCCAGCACCTGGATAAGTACCCAAGTGCAAAAGTGATTAGCCTTGGGATTGGTGATACCACTGAGCCCATTCCTGAGAAAATTAGCCTTAGCATGGCTAAT TATGCACATGCCCTTTCAACTGCTGAAGGTTATAGAGGGTATGGAGCTGAGCAAGGGAATCAG GTATTGAGGAAAGCAATTGCAGAAACATTCTACAAAAATGTACTGATAAGAGACCAGGAAGTTTTTGTATCAGATGGTTCTCAGTGTGATATTTCCCGCCTTCAG CTGCTTCTAGGTTCAAAAGTGACAATAGCCGTGCAGGATCCATCTTTTCCG GCTTATATAGATTCAAGTGTTATTATCGGCCAGGCTGGTGATTTTCAAGACAAAACTGGGAAGTACCAGAACATTGTATACATGCAGTGTGGAcctgaaaataattttttccctGATTTAACAACCACTCCAAGAACAGATATAATCTTCTTTTGCTCCCCAAATAATCCCACAGGTCATGCAGCAACAAGGAAGCAATTACAGCAGCTTGTAGAGTTTGCAAGGGATAATGgatcaattattatttttgactCTGCTTATGCAGCGTATATTACTGATGACAGTCCTAAATCAATCTTTGAAATTCCTGGTGCCAAAGAG GTTGCAATTGAAATTTCATCATTCTCTAAATTTGCTGGGTTCACGGGAGTTCGTCTTGGTTGGACTGTGGTCCCTGAAGAACTCTTGTTTTCAAGTGGGTTTCCTGTCATAAATGACTTCAATCGCATTGTATGCACCTGCTTCAATGGAGCATCCAACATAGCTCAGGCTGGTGGACTAGCATGCCTCTCTTCAGAAGGTTTCCAG GCTATATGTTCAGTTATTGACTACTACAAGGAGAACACGAAGATATTAGTAAACACTTTTGCCTCTCTTGGTCTGAAGGCTTATGGTGGTGTAAATGCACCGTATGTTTGGGTGCATTTTCCGGGTTTAAAATCATGGAATGTATTTGCAGAAATTCTTGAGAAGACTCATATAATAACAGTACCCGGATCTGGCTTTGGTCCTGGTGGTGCAGAGTACATCAGAGTCAGTGCTTTTGGGCAAAGAGAGCGCATCATGGAAGCATCATGGAGGCTGGAGAAACTAATCTCGAATGAAAAAGCCCTTTTTAACTCGGTTGAGAATAAAGAGTGA
- the LOC18608332 gene encoding aminotransferase ALD1 isoform X4 gives MYKLLACCSMASGISLQPKMVQASLGVQKQGNGHCTNVPRNVNLEKLQNNYLFPEISKRELQHLDKYPSAKVISLGIGDTTEPIPEKISLSMANYAHALSTAEGYRGYGAEQGNQVLRKAIAETFYKNVLIRDQEVFVSDGSQCDISRLQLLLGSKVTIAVQDPSFPAYIDSSVIIGQAGDFQDKTGKYQNIVYMQCGPENNFFPDLTTTPRTDIIFFCSPNNPTGHAATRKQLQQLVEFARDNGSIIIFDSAYAAYITDDSPKSIFEIPGAKEVAIEISSFSKFAGFTGVRLGWTVVPEELLFSSGFPVINDFNRIVCTCFNGASNIAQAGGLACLSSEGFQRNRTTECLLENSQAICSVIDYYKENTKILKFLRRLI, from the exons ATGTACAAGCTATTAGCTTGCTGCTCTATGGCCTCTGGAATTTCCTTGCAGCCTAAGATGGTCCAGGCCAG TTTGGGAGTTCAAAAGCAGGGAAATG GTCATTGCACAAATGTGCCCCGCAATGTAAACTTGGAAAAGCTGCAAAATAACTATTTGTTTCCTGAG ATTTCAAAGCGGGAGCTCCAGCACCTGGATAAGTACCCAAGTGCAAAAGTGATTAGCCTTGGGATTGGTGATACCACTGAGCCCATTCCTGAGAAAATTAGCCTTAGCATGGCTAAT TATGCACATGCCCTTTCAACTGCTGAAGGTTATAGAGGGTATGGAGCTGAGCAAGGGAATCAG GTATTGAGGAAAGCAATTGCAGAAACATTCTACAAAAATGTACTGATAAGAGACCAGGAAGTTTTTGTATCAGATGGTTCTCAGTGTGATATTTCCCGCCTTCAG CTGCTTCTAGGTTCAAAAGTGACAATAGCCGTGCAGGATCCATCTTTTCCG GCTTATATAGATTCAAGTGTTATTATCGGCCAGGCTGGTGATTTTCAAGACAAAACTGGGAAGTACCAGAACATTGTATACATGCAGTGTGGAcctgaaaataattttttccctGATTTAACAACCACTCCAAGAACAGATATAATCTTCTTTTGCTCCCCAAATAATCCCACAGGTCATGCAGCAACAAGGAAGCAATTACAGCAGCTTGTAGAGTTTGCAAGGGATAATGgatcaattattatttttgactCTGCTTATGCAGCGTATATTACTGATGACAGTCCTAAATCAATCTTTGAAATTCCTGGTGCCAAAGAG GTTGCAATTGAAATTTCATCATTCTCTAAATTTGCTGGGTTCACGGGAGTTCGTCTTGGTTGGACTGTGGTCCCTGAAGAACTCTTGTTTTCAAGTGGGTTTCCTGTCATAAATGACTTCAATCGCATTGTATGCACCTGCTTCAATGGAGCATCCAACATAGCTCAGGCTGGTGGACTAGCATGCCTCTCTTCAGAAGGTTTCCAG AGGAACAGGACCACTGAATGTCTTTTGGAAAATTCTCAGGCTATATGTTCAGTTATTGACTACTACAAGGAGAACACGAAGATATTA AAATTCTTGAGAAGACTCATATAA